The DNA sequence GGCAATTTCTGCAGATCTGTTAATAGCTGACCTGTTTCCGAGTGTAAGGGAAGCACTGAATTGATCGTAAAGCGACAAAAGTCTCTCAATCTTCCATCCCCACTGTGAACACTTTAGCGCTATTCTATCTTCCATAACTATCTaactttaagaatttttttttccaaagaatcAGCAAAAGATATCGATGCAAAACCTGTTGGAATATGAAATACacatatttttctatattcaagaattttttcgaaatttcttgaCGGTGATTTCTTccctgtaaaataaaatccgAACACTTAAGTGTCCACAATGGGAaccgtgtataaaaaaataacagtgtGACGAAGGATTAGTTATTGAATAAACTGAACATTAAGAATTCATCAGGATCAACGTAGGCATGAATTATCTCGCACTTTGAGACAATACTAACTTGTAATTAAAATGAACGGCCCAACCATATTCATTGTATCTAAAACAAAGGAAtttgaacataaaaaaaaaaaaaaaatgtgtttatAAAATAGCAAGTATACGCACGTAACGCGCTCTTCATTATTCAACGATGATTTATTATCGTATAACAAGATTTGCAAAACTACCGCAATCGCTGCAACAGAAAACAAATAACCCGGATCTAACCTGAAAGCTCAAACAGTTCAAAAACGTACCAGAATGTAATCAAACCCGAAACAACTTCAATCGAGAGGAGTATATTCCTAATTTTCCTCAATAATCCCGGGCTGCTTTATCTCGCTATATGCATAGTGATCGGATAGTTAATCCTGGTGTACACCGGGTATGTAACTTTATTACTATATCAATTTGTAGAACAGCTTTGGGTCGGTTATGCTCGAGCAAGCAACATATAGCGTCCATCCATATCTGTTCCTCCGTAGATGAGAGGGAGAATAAACGAGCTAGAGGGGCAATCGTTCCACGTCAACCcctttcgaaaatttacaGTTTAAACAACGTGAAGGAGCCTATCTTACCACGTGTTTCTGAGGACTTGGCCTGACCGTCgtgaacaacaacaacaataagtcGATTAATGCGAATATAAGTATTATATCGATCGAACGAGCTGCCGAAGGTGCGACGAGACTCACGATGGAACGTTAACTGCCAATGAGGGGACGTGTTGCTCCGGTATGCGCTATCACTGCCGGAAATCAATATATCATTCGCATAAACGAACAGCAATCGAACATGCcttcaaaacaaaacaattacTTTGCTGGAACTGACGCACCGGACTTGTCATGCACACTTGAAAACAGCAATTTCGTATCCGCAAAGTATTCGAAGAAGGGAATGATAACATGTACAGGTGACACACGTACTCCGCAAAATGGCATTTGCCAAATTTTCCCTTCCATACTTGACGTAGCATGATGATGTAAATATTTCGATTACGATTCAGAAACGTTAGGATACCGTTCCAGCGCtggttccaaaaatttttatccttccGAGGGGAAAAAACATCTCCATGTACCCAGTTTTGCCTTTATTTAGACAGTTGTGGATTCTCAAAGGCTCAATGTCTACTCTGTCGACCCTGAATTTTCCGTTTCGGAACCGATATTGGCCACATGATTGCTTTCCATCTAAGTTATCGAATGTTATTTCAGGCTATTCCTGTAAAATGATCGTCGAGGGATAAAGTTTACAACGAGCATAGTGTTCGTAAAGACTATCCTGACATCAGTGATTGATAGTGATTGgcttaggtttttttttctccactctTCTGCAACGCTATAATGAACGCGTTTCATTCATCACGCAATCCAGAATCGACGACAAGAACTGACAAGGATGGAGAGAAGATGCTAGTGGCGATTGTTTATTGCTCTTTATCCAACTGTTTTCCCAACTTCCAATTCCAACTTTTATCCCTAAGTAAAATGGACTGATTATCTCGCAGTCGCTCTTCTTAAACCCACGAAACTTCTGCCGAGCTAATTCAGTGCGAGCTGGGTCCGTAGAATGCTGATGATAAAATCAGTTATACTGATACCTGCAGCCCTCCTGATACTGAGAGCAAGCGATTATCGTTGATTGATGAGGGGCTTGAATATCTCTAGCATGCTTGAAGCCGAGGGTAAACTCTAACTTGCAGGAAGGAAAGGCTTCCGCGTTCAATTACAAACCGTACACACCATGGGGTTTGTCCTAATTAACAATTACGGGGAAAACAAAATAGAGTGTTTTTCCAGAGTTTATGAAACGTCTTTCGGTAATACCTTTTGATACAGGAGCTCTGTTTCAGAATTTACGTACAGATCCATTTTTGGACCTCAGAAACTCTGGGGTATTAAATTAGGAAGAGAAAGTGTAATTCGAACTGTGTTTCTTATAGGTGTACGTGAAAATATCTGTGCAAGTATTAATTAAAGATGTGACAATAAagagaaatttcatcgatgTAAGAACCGACCAAAACGGGATGGcagtggaaaattttcatactccTTTAAATAAGGTATTTGATTAAGGAAAAATTGGACTCATCCGCCGATGTAATTCCTAAGCTTCTCACGTACAGCGAGGGAGAATTCTGGGCAGTATATATCGAGCAGTTTGCAGAGCGAGGGAAATCCAACCCCCCAAGGTGCAACCAACTCAGAGACATATCGAGCGTTGCCCTCGCGAAAGGTAATGAGATGCACATTTTCCAGGGAGTATTGTCCGGCACCCTGGCGCCAACAAGACGTCCTGCACAATTCTCATCTGCTGGATGTTTGGCAAATTACATAGCATCCTGGCGTTGTAACGACCATCGTTCCGTGACGCTATGCCGGGAAACGTTAAGTAAAATTTGCGAGACGTCGGATCTTCGCGTACCTTACAATACCGTGTAACTGCCTACGATTTGTTTGTTGTTCTATTTCGTAATCCTAGTCATGTCAATATTGCCACTTGTTAGTCATGATCGAATATCGGTGCAATGttgtgaaattaaatattcaatgtgataagaaaaatgtttcgacGAACTTGTAGTACATAGTCTTAAAATTAGTTGATTAAAGTGAGCTATCGTGAAGTGAAATCGAACAGATCCCTTGGATTTTTAACCGTTTTTGGATAATTTGAAAGTTGAAACGAAGCATAGATATCGAAACCTTTTTATATGATTCCAgtattttttacttaaaaCTCCGTAGCTCACGAGTATAACGGTATAATAAATACTCAAGGTACGATTATTCTATtatgttgataaaaataatatagagTATCGATTATTGGCCAACAATCTTAATTACCTCTGAGAAATTCAGGACAAGACTAATTGACTCTTGTGTTTACGTGATCAGTACCATACCAAAATGGAGTTTTACATTAAACCGAATTAGTTTGGATTTGTTCTCCGCCTTCTTGCAGGTGAGATGAAGAGACGATCGAGATCCTTGATTAAACGTATGcaagtttttcttcaatttcttgaaGGGAACATTCGAACTTAACGATTAAAGGTCAATTTGTCGAGTGACACTGATGAGAAGTAATAGTCTGACGCCGGTGTAGGTTTCCCGACAAGTATAATCCGCTTCAGACATTAATTAATCAGTTACAACGGGCAGTTGTAGCCTAGCTGTCTGGCTCTCGCGATGGACTGCCGTTCAGCTCTTTCTTTTTAGTCTGGCGAGTTAGGTTGAGTTATAATCAAGGAGGTACAACAAGTATTTCATGTTCGAGTCTGGTTTTTGAAAGCTGTTTTTAATAACTATAAGGAAATTCGTATTCTTGAAGCAATTGTCGTATCGATGATTCCCCGTCGTTTTATAACTTTCTTCAATAattacgataaaattttccgaacAATGGAGAATAGCTCTTTCAAATTTAAAGAGATCTTTTCATAGAATCAAACTCGAATCTGTATTTTCTAGCGtgaaaattgtgaatattACATATCTAACTGAAAAAACGTTTCATGATTGGAAAAAACGAACGTTATTATCATTTATCGATTCGCTAAAAACTCGACAATATCGTCCACCATACTttacgaaattgatttttggcgATATCAAAGTGATTTATTTCGGACACACATTTCTCGATTCAATGTCAAGTCAATTTGcacgattttcaacaaatccgATATAAgaaatttctctttcattttcaatttgtaatcGTAGATGTAGGGTGtataaaatgcagaaaaagTTTCACTTCGTTCTGACTTCTTTTGCGAACAGGGCAAACCTCTGCGCCGATATACCGCAAGCCTCATCGATATTCCGGGTGAAAATCACGCAGTGATTGATCTACCCTTGACATTTGCGCCTCATAATTTCCCGATCATCCCTGACACGTATATGCGTGGGATATGGGATATTTATGGGCGACCTAAGCGGCAAAGCTGCCATATTATGGCTCAGAGTATTTCTTCACCGCAGTTCTAGAATCGACGAGAATGAAACCTGCAGCGCAGCTATTGTAGTTTGCCTCACCCAGCTTAGCCTAATCTACTTAAACTTCGCTGGGATGTGTAAAAGCGCGAAAGTCGGAAAGTGGCGAGTGGAAACCGTGACAAAATTTTGCGGTAGGTATAGTGGATTAGCTAGTGGAAAGAAAACAACATTCAGCTAGTCCGATTTATGGTGCGACTTCCAATCTCTTTCACGCTGGTTCAGGAAAACTCACTATTTACACTCCAACTTTCCACTTCTCGATGTACCCGAACAACTTTCAGATGAAGAATAGCTAACCTCCCTGTACGTTggagaaaaatcgaataatgTGGCAAgtattagaatttttataacaccATTGCAAGCCATGACGTAATAATTGCGAAACTTAAAGCTCAATTGTTTgcgaagaaataaattattttttacagaaagtAGAGTAAAGTGTAAAGCATTATTCTGAAGAAGAAGCAGGATTGTCTAGCCATATAAGTCATTCGTTGTAATCATCGACGAAGGGCCGGTCGAGttactaaatatttttcaggaagtttgaaaatattaaacaagAATATTGTATCAACTAATATTTTTGAGATGATAATATAAATTCGATTAAagttgaacgaaaaaattatcgaggATAAATTCCCTCAGATTGACGACTCTGTGCAAATAGATTAACCGATATAAAATCGAAGACAATTTTCCATGAAAGAATCAGATGATAAAGCCCCTTCGCTCCTGGCGCTAGACCTAAAGGATTCATTTTCACATCTGATCGTTTATGATCGTAAAATTGATactcaaatatttcaagattaGAATTGATTGGTTTATTGTTGCAAAAAACaaccctccaccccctcccaCAGTTCTTGGGTTATGGATGAGCCTGCTAATAAAATTACCGAACCGGTTCAAAACCCGCAAATCCGTACCTGACAGGGACTACATGCCTAAATAGCGAGCCGCTGTAATTCGATTGCACAAACAAATTTCTCACACATCTCGCCCTTTTATGAATTCTCTATAGTTGATTACATCATATCACAAAGAAGTAAAAACAGGTAATTTTTGTTCGTCCCCCGGCGAAGAAGGCACACTTTGTTGAATACTACAGCACTTGATCAACTCATTGAGTCATTTCCCTGTCGCATTCAGCCTAATCAATTCTGAAAATGACGTGAGCACTGCAGGCATAGATCTCATTGATTTAGACAGCAGCGAAAAAGTCGGTCTACGGTTACTAATTCTGCGGTCTAATCGAGGGCGTGTGATTCATAGTAAAGATGCTCCTCTTCTCCAGGTCCTCGGTTTTCTATAACGAATTAATCCCCGTCTGTGGCATCGCGGCCGTTTTCACATCCGCACGATGGTCCGAAGCAGTCCCCCGAGAACCATCCGGAGCCCCGAAGACGAAGCTATGCTCGTATATTTTGAACCATGCCTCTTCGCCCATCCATCGCTTCTCCGTTGGCTCCCGTGAGTCGTCGTTAGTTTCCTCCTCTCCGTCAATTTCCCCCCGAACTGTTTTTCTCGTTGCCGTCACCCTCCGCTCGCTGTCTTCGTCCTGCACTTGAAGATCCGTATCGTCCTCGTCGATCCCTCGATCCTCGGCAATGTCCTCAGCCTTACGGACCATGTTCCGAACAACATCAACAACGCATGGAAGAAGCGTATCCTCGTTCGTATCCGAGATCCGGGGACTGTTTTCACCCCAAAAGGTAAACGTCGTTCTTGTCTTTTCCGCGTCCAATCCATCAGTTACGTGTTCGACGGATGATACCTGCAGAAGTGAATTTCCGTCCGGTCTGTGCATCGATATCTCGTCGACCACATCTTCGCCCAAAGACTCGGAATCACTTGCGACTTCATTGGGTTGATGAAAAGACTCACTGATATCGTGCCCTGATGCGAATGACGTTTGCAAGCCATGTTTGCAGGCAGTTGATACTTCTGCTAAACGATGGGACCGCCGGCTGATGGACGAGAAGCTTACGCTGAGATTATCGTCGAAGGTAACATAGTTGCGAAATGAAATGCCTGGATATAGGCGGTCCCATTCGGGACAGGAGATGATCTCTGGCGTGTCGTTATCGCGTCTGATATTCGCGCGTCGAAAACTGGACAAGATAAATTCCTTCGAGACGCTCTCCCACGCATTTACGATGTTGTCGATAGTGTCCGCGAAGGTCCAATTAAAATTGGACCCCATCGTCACCTTCCTCGCGGTGTAACTCTGGCGGTAGATCGTTTTGAAGCAGTGAAATATATTCGCCCTTAGCGGCTGCAAGTTTGGGGGAAACTCTTTTGGGAAGAAAATCAGGCTCACATTCGACAGGACAGTGTCCTTTAGAGCATGGACGCGACTCCTGCTCAGCAGCATTACAATCTTCCTGTTCGATCGCGCCATTTGGGCGTTTAAGTCTGTTATCCAGACTCTGAATACGTCTCGAGTGATCCACGCGTCCGGATTGAAAGAGTATTTGCATCTGTCGTAAGCCTGCACCTGAGTATCGAATTTTCCGCATATCAATGGCGGCAGTTTCTCGACCCCCGATGCGCTGCAGCAAAGCAATACGGTAACGCGATGTTCCCTGTCTTCTCCGTTTCTGCAAGTAACGCAACCGATCGCCTCTCCTGGTATCTTCTCTGGGGAAATATTATGGTACATTCCGATCTCGTCAACCTGAAAGACGTCCTTGTACCGATACTGAGACATGTGGGGTCTCATCAGGTCGATCCACTCTCGATAGTCCTTGAAGACCGGATCATGCAGAGTGGAAGCGATTGACGGTAAAAAACCGTACTTCTTTAGGAAGATCGTCACccatcttttcgaaaatttaacgTCTGTATTAAGAGATTTTCAAATATGTTACGTTGTAAGCTTCAACCTTGTGAAATAGGCGACACCGTCGATATAAGCTGCAGATTGCATGCCGATATCACGGTGTGGAATTAGAAATCGACTTACCTCCGAGGCCTAATTCGAGTGAGAGATCGACGGCTTTCCGTCCAACTATTTCCCTGTTCAACGGCTGATTGGTAGCGTGTTGTTCGCACGTCCATTGGAAGAGTTTTTTACGAAGGATCTCAATCTTAGTCTTATCATTAGTACTTCGAGGAGTTTTTCGCAGACTCATCATCGCGATCCCAGTGCCAACGTGTCAGTGTTTGAACCTCGTGGGCAGTGTGAGAATCGCGGACGTTTTCCAAAAACGGGGTAGTAAAACTAAAAACTATGTAAAATATTGGTCAGAATACACGTCAGAAAAAAGAATGTGTCTGATAAGAAAAACACAAGCAAAATGATCTCGCGGtacttattgtttttctttcatcgccTGATTTCACGTTGATACGTCGTTTGGATCGTTGCACCATATGTGGTTCGACTTTTGCATTGAGCAACATTCGCAAACTTATAAAAAGTAATGGGGATTTTTTACGGTGGAGAAGCTTGGTGGAAAAAACAcagcaattatttctttactttaagtGTTTCTTGACGCTTTGCCGATTATCCTTATCTAATCGATTTCCGAGAATGAGCTTATTGCCCCAGTAAATGGAAATACATGAATGAAGTTTGATCCAAAAATAAAGTTGAATACCAAAGTTAGAGCAGGGATATCGTCTCATTCCTATCCCAACACCACGTAAAACGTGACGACTTAAGACTAATCTTTGGAACAAGACTTGACTGCTAAAGCGGCTGGAGAGAGTTGGTAGAGTTGAGCCCTACGCAAAGTTACAATCCCATGATCTGTGAATTATTAAGTCTTATTAGGTTGTCATCGACGAGGGATTGAAACGCTGAGATAAAACAATCGAGAAAGCTATTGACATTTTGTTACCAACTCATCGAATATCGGTTAACTATTCAAGTTTTCCTTTTGAGATTTTGTGAGTCTATTATAATGAAATCAAACCAGAGGAAATCAATAGATTGGAAAACGAAACTATAATCATAGTTGATTAtaatagttgaaaataattacatgTGTGAATGCACGTAaacgatgaaataaattttcgaaaaatttgtagaaaaacaaattcgcaTTCGGTAATGTTTTCTTCAACTCTCTAGAATcgttaaagaaatttcatttgtaaaaAACGTGTTACATGCAGCAATGAAAATGCCATTACGATTTCCATTCAAAATGTCTGCAGAACATTTGTTCATTGAGTGAACAATTTAGGTTCGCATCTAATACAACAGTTAGTATTTTCCTTGGCAATATTTGAAGTAACGTGTTGTCCCTACGCATGAACACAATGCTAATATCAAAAAATACACTGTCCgacaattttggaaaatggattcagaattttatttgacgactataaataaggaaaaaaaatttcacagatgTTGAAGACGTCAATGTAAATTCGTCAAATATTTCTATACTAATCGGTTTCAAGGAGAAATGGAATCGTGGATATTGCAAGGACTTCCTGCAGGATTTCTAAGCATATTAATAATATGTAGTGAAGTTTGAAGAATTACATGTGAGTAGGACGAGATTCAGCTATTGGTAATTGTacactaatatatatataacatactgCACATCCATCTGTTGATGACTATACACAGCATGAAAAAACTATGAATTGTCATTGTGATCATGATTGAGTCATGATAACACACATAACTTGCCCAGAATAGCACGGATCAGGAAATAAACTTATCAAGTTGTCTGTAAAGTTGGTTCAGTGTGTAAAAAACTGTTCTGATCTGTCTATGTGAATCTAAAGACGAATAAATCGGAAAACAATACAGTATTACATGAATACAAACTTCATCAAAGTGGCTTAGAATTGTAAAGCTCACCTAaaggtttattttttaccgtttctaTCGTAGAAAGAGCCAGAGTCAACAGCTTTGCATGTACTTTATCGATATCATCATTACCATTGACGGTTACCCAGCTCTCGTCCATTAACTGATGAAGATTAGACGAAATCTTTTGCTGCAGCTCAATACGTTCAAAACGCTCGCTTCCCCAGCCGGCACGTGATGCCTGTACATCCTCACTGACTTCGAGAAGAGCGACTAAATCGGGTTTTGGAAGCCCTCGGTCAGGTTCTTTGCACCAAGAGAGGTCTTTCCCTGTTGTTGCTGCAGTATAAGCAGCTCCAGAGCCAGCATACCTTCACCCAAGAATAGAATTGCTGgttgtttcattcgtaaaATTAAAAGTGGTAAAACGTTTCACGTAGAAATTTTCCATCCATTCGCTTATGCATACCTATCGACGATCAATGTGGTACCAGATAGAATGGCTTTCTTCATCTCTGTACAGTTTTCCCATCTATTTGATGAAAACAAGAGGTGAACAGTCTCTGCGGGAAGTTCCACTGCGTGTGACAGATATTTATCTATCATCTTACCAACTTCGGTTGTTCTGTCTGTGAAGGAATAACGATAGTGTGTAAAAACTATTTGCAATTTAGCAGTTTC is a window from the Diprion similis isolate iyDipSimi1 chromosome 6, iyDipSimi1.1, whole genome shotgun sequence genome containing:
- the LOC124406614 gene encoding thymidylate kinase; this translates as MTIKRGALLVLEGCDRAGKSTQVQKLVTELTARGISAEVRRFPDRTTEVGKMIDKYLSHAVELPAETVHLLFSSNRWENCTEMKKAILSGTTLIVDRYAGSGAAYTAATTGKDLSWCKEPDRGLPKPDLVALLEVSEDVQASRAGWGSERFERIELQQKISSNLHQLMDESWVTVNGNDDIDKVHAKLLTLALSTIETVKNKPLGELYNSKPL
- the LOC124407206 gene encoding tigger transposable element-derived protein 6-like produces the protein MMSLRKTPRSTNDKTKIEILRKKLFQWTCEQHATNQPLNREIVGRKAVDLSLELGLGDVKFSKRWVTIFLKKYGFLPSIASTLHDPVFKDYREWIDLMRPHMSQYRYKDVFQVDEIGMYHNISPEKIPGEAIGCVTCRNGEDREHRVTVLLCCSASGVEKLPPLICGKFDTQVQAYDRCKYSFNPDAWITRDVFRVWITDLNAQMARSNRKIVMLLSRSRVHALKDTVLSNVSLIFFPKEFPPNLQPLRANIFHCFKTIYRQSYTARKVTMGSNFNWTFADTIDNIVNAWESVSKEFILSSFRRANIRRDNDTPEIISCPEWDRLYPGISFRNYVTFDDNLSVSFSSISRRSHRLAEVSTACKHGLQTSFASGHDISESFHQPNEVASDSESLGEDVVDEISMHRPDGNSLLQVSSVEHVTDGLDAEKTRTTFTFWGENSPRISDTNEDTLLPCVVDVVRNMVRKAEDIAEDRGIDEDDTDLQVQDEDSERRVTATRKTVRGEIDGEEETNDDSREPTEKRWMGEEAWFKIYEHSFVFGAPDGSRGTASDHRADVKTAAMPQTGINSL